Proteins found in one Triticum aestivum cultivar Chinese Spring chromosome 4D, IWGSC CS RefSeq v2.1, whole genome shotgun sequence genomic segment:
- the LOC123098516 gene encoding exocyst complex component SEC15A has protein sequence MADEPKKRTIVDSGDGGLGMGLAAFIANGEDLGPMIRHGFDSGKPEALTHSLRSIVKKKEVEIEELCRLHYEDFILAVDELRGVMVDAEELKSMLSGENSHLQEASSALLLKLDKLLELYSVKKNVGEAMTILKICVKVITLCMACNSYIAEAKFHPALKTLDLIEHGYLQNIPVKMIKKVVGRQIPLIKLHIEKKACGEFNDWLVHIRRMSKQIGQVSISHASLARQKEEEMRARQREAEEHGHAGPDQHMYTLDAENTDEETALDFDLTPVYRTHHIHVRLGIGEKFRDYYYKNRQMQLSLDMQISTSQPFLESHQPFLAQVAGFFIVEQRVLRTAERLLTESQVEATWETAVAKMTSLMESQFSRIGTASHLLLIKDYITLMASVLRKYGYQTTPLINILSRSRDKYHQLLLSECRRQVDDILANDSYEQMVIKKEYEYNMNVTAFHLEPSEVIPEFPYVAPFSSSVPEVCRVVRSFVEDSVSYLSYGGDMNLYEVVKAYLDRLLIEVLNDCLLNRMYARSLAMSQMMQLAGNISVLEHACDLYLLHCAQQCGIPKRVAERSRATLTARAVLKASQNAAYNALINMANSKIDDFMVLLEDVDWIVEETPDNANDYMNEVLIYLETLVSTASEILPLEALYKVVSGAVGHISDSIMTTLLSDGVKRLTMSAVLGLDMDLKMLEAFADEKFHITGLADMGKETTFRDCLVEIRQLVNLLSSSQPENFMNPVIRGKNYGSLDYKKVSIIVDKFKDSADGLFGSLSNRNTKQNARTRSLDVLKRRLKDFGH, from the coding sequence ATGGCTGACGAGCCAAAGAAGAGAACTATCGTGGATAGCGGTGATGGAGGTCTCGGCATGGGCCTTGCCGCGTTCATTGCAAACGGCGAGGATCTGGGCCCCATGATCCGGCATGGATTTGATTCCGGCAAGCCCGAAGCCCTCACGCATAGCCTCAGGAGCATCGTGAAGAAGAAAGAGGTTGAGATCGAAGAGCTATGCAGGCTTCACTACGAGGATTTCATCCTTGCCGTCGACGAGTTACGCGGTGTGATGGTCGATGCCGAGGAGCTCAAGAGCATGTTGTCTGGTGAGAACTCGCACCTGCAGGAGGCATCGAGCGCCCTGCTGTTGAAGCTTGACAAACTTCTTGAGTTGTACTCGGTCAAGAAAAACGTGGGAGAGGCCATGACGATATTGAAGATTTGCGTCAAAGTCATTACCCTGTGCATGGCGTGCAACAGTTACATTGCAGAAGCTAAGTTCCATCCTGCACTCAAGACTCTGGATTTGATTGAGCATGGATACCTGCAAAACATTCCTGTAAAGATGATTAAAAAGGTGGTTGGGAGACAGATACCACTGATAAAGCTGCACATCGAGAAGAAAGCCTGTGGCGAGTTCAATGATTGGCTTGTTCATATCAGAAGAATGTCCAAGCAGATCGGGCAGGTGTCGATAAGTCACGCCTCTTTGGCTCGCCAAAAAGAGGAAGAAATGCGTGCGCGGCAGAGAGAGGCTGAAGAGCATGGCCATGCTGGACCAGATCAGCACATGTATACCTTGGATGCAGAGAATACAGATGAGGAAACAGCACTAGATTTTGATCTCACACCTGTTTATCGAACGCATCACATCCATGTGCGCCTCGGTATTGGAGAGAAGTTCAGAGATTATTACTACAAGAACAGGCAAATGCAACTCAGCCTGGATATGCAAATTTCCACTTCGCAACCGTTCCTCGAGTCTCATCAGCCCTTTCTTGCACAGGTAGCTGGGTTTTTTATTGTTGAACAACGCGTCCTTCGAACTGCAGAGAGATTGCTGACCGAGAGCCAAGTCGAAGCAACATGGGAAACAGCCGTTGCGAAGATGACATCTCTAATGGAGAGCCAGTTTTCTCGCATCGGTAcggccagccacctcctcctcatAAAAGATTATATCACTCTTATGGCTTCAGTTCTAAGGAAGTATGGTTACCAAACCACACCATTGATCAATATTCTCTCGAGAAGCCGGGACAAGTACCACCAACTGCTTCTTTCTGAGTGCCGAAGGCAGGTAGATGATATCCTTGCTAATGACTCATATGAGCAGATGGTTATAAAGAAGGAATACGAGTACAACATGAATGTCACAGCATTTCATCTGGAGCCAAGTGAGGTGATCCCGGAGTTTCCATATGTGGCGCCATTCTCCTCTTCTGTTCCAGAAGTTTGTCGCGTTGTCCGGTCCTTCGTTGAGGATTCTGTGAGCTATTTGTCTTATGGTGGTGACATGAACCTTTATGAAGTGGTGAAAGCTTACCTAGACAGGCTGTTGATTGAGGTATTGAACGACTGTCTTCTGAACAGGATGTATGCTCGCTCATTGGCCATGTCACAGATGATGCAACTAGCAGGAAATATCTCTGTTCTGGAGCATGCTTGTGATCTGTACCTCTTGCACTGTGCCCAGCAGTGCGGCATCCCCAAGCGCGTCGCTGAGAGGTCTCGTGCTACTTTGACTGCTCGAGCCGTGCTAAAAGCCTCGCAGAACGCAGCATATAATGCTTTAATAAACATGGCCAATTCCAAGATCGATGATTTTATGGTGCTCTTGGAAGACGTCGACTGGATAGTGGAAGAAACACCGGACAATGCCAATGACTACATGAACGAGGTTCTTATTTATCTTGAAACACTAGTATCAACAGCTTCGGAGATTTTACCACTTGAAGCTCTGTACAAGGTTGTCTCTGGTGCAGTGGGCCACATCTCGGACTCGATAATGACAACGCTTCTGAGCGATGGCGTGAAAAGGTTAACGATGAGTGCCGTTTTAGGCCTCGACATGGACCTGAAGATGCTGGAGGCATTTGCGGATGAAAAATTCCACATCACCGGGCTGGCAGATATGGGGAAGGAAACAACGTTCAGAGACTGCTTGGTTGAGATAAGGCAGCTCGTCAACCTTCTGTCGAGCAGCCAGCCTGAGAACTTCATGAATCCGGTGATACGGGGGAAGAACTATGGATCGCTGGACTACAAGAAGGTTTCCATCAttgtcgacaagttcaaggactCGGCAGACGGGCTGTTTGGAAGCCTTTCCAACCGCAACACGAAGCAGAATGCTCGCACGAGGTCCTTGGATGTTCTCAAGAGGAGGCTCAAGGATTTTGGCCATTGA